In the Plasmodium gaboni strain SY75 chromosome 13, whole genome shotgun sequence genome, cataataataataatttattaatgtATAGTTTTATGgttgaaaatatattatccGAAGATTATTCTCTTACACATTTGAAAAGCTtaaacaaaacaaaaaaagCAGAAACCaaaaattctttatttgcaggtagaaaaaaaagtaaGGGCACAAGTCAAAATATCAAAGTTGATACTGAATTTAATTTagatgaaaaatatttaaaagaaaatattattcataaaaataaaaaagaaataacAAATCAAAAACATAAAGATAATgaacattttataaataaatcacatagtatgaaaatatatacaaatgaATGGAACATAACAAATTTTATTCCAGTATATAAgaatgaagataataattcGAATACttatagatatataataaaaatggaatgtaaaaaaaatgtgggaaataattttgatttttCTTCAACTTTGCCTATtaaatgtaatattattctattttattattatatggaAAATGATAAGTTCTATTTGATACCTCTCTCGAAAAGGAATAACGTATACCTACATCCACTCCGTCAATAAAGgagaaataaataaaaacaaaattaaatatatatatgtatgtattttGTTTGTGTGTGTATGTAGGTAggtatattatttattattattttattgtagaatgtttttttttttttttttttttttttgttataattacagcctttttatattaggatgttgattattatatgtgtaGGTATATGAgctttattttattttgtttcttgtattatttttattttatcattttattttatttaattttatttaatttaatttaatttttatttttatttttttttgttatttgATTGTACAActattttaattatttacattaaagagaaaaataaaaaaaatttataaaagtGCCATTAGAGCTTTAATAATTCGGAACaatacattatatatgtatatataaatatttacatattttttttttaaatcttttaaaatcttaatttatttaagatgttgttattttcatttttctGAAAATGGTTAAATGTAAAATCGTCATGTGATATTTCATTACAATTATCTTTTGAGTTTTCCCAGTTTTGTGGATTATCCATAGAATTTATTAGATCTAAAGTGcaaataaaatgtatacatatatatatatatatatgaaatataatgatttatatatattattaaaatgaaaaaaaagtaaatatataaatagtagaataattatgtaaattgaacaatttatatattatatataattatgtcttcatttattctttatttttaccTTTAGATATACCATCAATTTGAACATTTGAAATTAGTGGAGACGATTTTATCgtattattatgtatataactatttaaaaaatacttattattaatatttttttttttttcaaaaaattttttttttgtgacCATGATATTGTTATGTTGATGATTTGAGATTTTTTCTTGcgaattttttttttttttttttttttttttcttatgATTCATATGTTGTGTATAAggtttattattattattgttgttgttattaatatggatagaagtatatttattattctttttagCATATTTGTTCGGCCTATCTTTATTACTgtttgttttattataattagatggttgtatattttttggaacatatatatcttttatatttatgttatcttgtgaatttttatatgaattatcattattatgtatatcagaattataattatttgaattatttttgaATGTATTAGATATTATTTCTTCAATGGTGTcatttgatatattatattgttttttctgttgtataattttattttgtgtTTCTATATTTCCTTTTAATGGTGTATTTATGGATTGGTTATTATTTCTTAAGTTATGGaatatatctttaaaaTATTGATTGATGTCATTACATAAGACATTTTTAAAGTTTTCTATGATTTTATCATTCTGAGATtctataattttattttttatttttttttcaacattttcatttctttCTTGGTTTGTAGAATAAATTCTGtgtttaatatttttggaaggtaaataaatgtttgggttattctttttttttaaaaacatattttctaatttacttttttttaatataatatcaatatCATCTAATGATTCATTTTCAGATTCATCCATGTTTTCAgaatttaatttttctatttGTTCTACATCTGAACTAATGTcacaatttttttttgtttcatatattattttgtttacAGCGTTTTCTAGAAGATAattgaaattttttttcttttttgtgtcttttaaaaatagatttaaattatcatcatccgataaataattatactTTGATGTATGATGGTAATATTTGCTTTTACAAGAAAAAGAGGAacatttcattttttcatatattatgtaaaaaaaaaaaagtacatactaaaataaaatatatatatatatatatatatatatatgtattatttattttatttatgtatgtcctgtttcatattatattaataatggAACAAAATTGTATTTAAAAGACAAGATTACAATAGGATTAATTATACAAGTTAAGACtaataagatatatatatatatattaataaaacaattaggatataaaaataataaaatgttaaaaattacaaataatgaataaaaatttataagAAGAATGACTTATTTATGAGTATGAACACACatcatatgtatataattttataatatttaatatacaaatatgtattaaaaaGAGAATTTAATTAATCATCTAGAACAATAACTGAAACAACccattaaatataatatatacatatatttatgtaatatatatatatatatgtgtagTAAAGTCGATGTACATACAGTTCaagtaatttttttttttttttttttttttttttcttgcTTTTGtagtatatatttttttaaagtaTTTGAAACTTATTATtagtaaaatatatttttatatatctatatagTGCAGTAATGATATGTATAgctttttatttatgtagAAGAACCAATGTTGCGTTTTTAATATCTAAAGAAAAAAGTCTAAacttttaataaaaataaaaagaaagaaaagGTATTATCGTAGTACATGTTTCAATGTAATAAGGAgattattaaaaaaaataaaataaaggaaaactcatttaatttataatattatattaaaaataggtataattaatatgataaaaattataaagaaatcAAAGAGTTACAACTtgaaatttataatttgtcatataatattaatttttttttatcttaATTCTATCTTAGgttaataaatttataaggataaatataaatattttcaatatatgtatatatgtgaGTTAATATAATTAAGAACAAAtctaatatattcattatttatcacaataaattttttttttttttttttttactatttatataataatataaaatatattatatgggaaatatatttttgcATATATGGTTCATGCTTataatgtaatattatactatatgttatatatataatataatatatatattttgcATACGTGAATCCgttttaaataatattgaataaattttaatatattataatataaattttatatatttgtattttttttttttttttttttttaaattaatatgaaaaagTTTTACATTTtggaaataaaaatatgtaagataaaatattatataataataaatgctatatatcaaaaaatatcataataaaaattatatatatatatatatatatatataattaaatatgtcaaataagaaatataataattaaataacaatatataattaaaataatatattaatgaaaattattatgacatattcttttcatgaagtttttaaatatatataattctcCATCAtaggaaatatatataagcTCCATAAATATACTTAGCGagtaataaaatttttaggatcatcatttattatatatatatatatatatatatttatttatttatttatttatttgtgtCCTTATGTGAAAAATGAATCAAGAagaaaagaagaaaaagagTTATGATGAAATTCTGTTAAATCTATGTTTAACAAAGGATGATAAAATTGAGGCTGTCTTAAAcaaagtaataataataatatatatatataatatattttatatacaaaataagTTTTGTGGctatttattaataaatattattttttcttttcttttattttatttaatttaattttattttattttattttattttttttcagCTGGTTCCTCTTTTAATGGATGAGATATTTATTTGTGAAGCAAGCTTGAGAAATAAACTGATTGAAATTATCAGTAATTGTATTTTAAGATGTAAGTCCATTGAAGGTTTAACCCTTCCAGTGTCAAATATGATAGAAggatattttaaaaatattaataaaagtaataGTAGTcgtattttatataatagtaCATTAATGATATTGTTAgatatatgttttataaatatatgtgatgatgagaaaataaaatatcaaaaattaataattgAGAATAGTGACAAATTATGTGTAGATAAAGaaatgtgtatatttttgataataaaatttattgAAAGTTTAGAGATATTAAATAATGGAAGgaataagaaaataatgagtgattatttatataatgattattcatatgatatgaattataaaataatgaatttTGTGAAATATCTTAATGAGTTTTTATTAATTCCtatatattgtaaaaatattgatgAGATAAAATTTgttgatatatatataaataaaatttataaagagaaatttcttaataaaaaaggttataatataaaaaatcatataaaaatgaaaaagaatacattatatttcttgaatacatttataaataattataatttaacatatagttcttatattatttgttcaaatgaaaaatatgatgaaataaaagatTATGCCTTATCATTACTTCAAAGTAAAAGGAGATTTATCAATTATAATGATTCATTTTTTGTTGAgttaattttttctatattcttatattttgataataatatatataatataaattatattacaaCACTTTTGTTATTATTCAAGAATGGTTCTAGATTATTATGTAGTGAGAAGAATTATTTGCATTTAATATTGa is a window encoding:
- a CDS encoding hypothetical protein (conserved Plasmodium protein, unknown function) yields the protein MKCSSFSCKSKYYHHTSKYNYLSDDDNLNLFLKDTKKKKNFNYLLENAVNKIIYETKKNCDISSDVEQIEKLNSENMDESENESLDDIDIILKKSKLENMFLKKKNNPNIYLPSKNIKHRIYSTNQERNENVEKKIKNKIIESQNDKIIENFKNVLCNDINQYFKDIFHNLRNNNQSINTPLKGNIETQNKIIQQKKQYNISNDTIEEIISNTFKNNSNNYNSDIHNNDNSYKNSQDNINIKDIYVPKNIQPSNYNKTNSNKDRPNKYAKKNNKYTSIHINNNNNNNNKPYTQHMNHKKKKKKKKKNSQEKISNHQHNNIMVTKKKFFEKKKNINNKYFLNSYIHNNTIKSSPLISNVQIDGISKDLINSMDNPQNWENSKDNCNEISHDDFTFNHFQKNENNNILNKLRF